From the genome of Nitrosomonas sp. Is79A3:
TATGCTTTTGGACAACTGGGTTGTCGCGATCTTGCAGCATTTCAAACCATGGAAGCCTGTTTTTGCCACACCAAACTGTACATTGCGCATACTTTCGATATCACCGGTATCAGTTGGTCGGTGATTTTGAAAAATGTTTATGCCATGGCGTTTGGCATGGCCGATGAACTTAAGGAAACTCTGATTAAGTTGATTACATTCATGGTTCGGCAAGCTCACCACGAACGTAATCAATATATTACCGTTCGTCCTGAGCCTGTCGAAGGACTTGATCAGAGTCTCCTTAAGCTGGGAGATAACGTGCGCGGTTACCTTGCAGTTGTGGCTTTACAAGAACTGAGCCAGATTGTACTTACACTGGGCGGACAAGCTGACAGTCCGTATCATTTGGCAGGATTGGGAGATCTCATCACTACCGCCACCAGTGAAAGTTCTCATCATCATGAATTAGGACGCAGATTGACCAGAGATTAAACACAGGACATCTCCGGTGAAGGACCGCATACCTTAAAGATGATTAATCAATACCAGTTATTTAACACGCAAAATTTTCATCTTTTTCAACTGATTAATACGATTGTGCGGAATCCACACAATGTTTCTCTGAAATTTGATGATTATCTTGGGCGTTTTTATGAAAGACAGTATAAAAATTAATCAATCTTTTTTGGAGATGCCTATTTATACTACCGTGATTCAACGCTGCGTTAAAAATAAGTTAGAATATGGTTTTTAGAATATTTATCGGGAGTTCCTGAATGTCAATGGCTGACCGTGACGGTTTAATCTGGTATGACGGGAAGATGGTTCCCTGGCGGGATGCCAATACGCATGTTTTAACGCACACCCTACATTATGGCTTAGGGGTTTTTGAAGGACTGCGCGCTTATGAAACAGCGCAAGGTCCGGCGATTTTTCGTTTGCAGGAGCATACCGATCGCTTATTTAACTCAGCGCATATCTTCATGATGAAAATGCCTTATGACAAGGCCACTTTGATGCAAGCACAGTGTGATGTGGTCAAACAAAATAAGCTAACCGCCGGTTACATCCGCCCTATCGCTTTCTATGGCGCTGAAGCCATGGGACTTTCTGCCAGAACACTTTCCACACATGTTGCCATTGCTGCTTGGCCATGGGGTACTTATTTAGGCCCTGAAAGTTTAGAAAACGGTATTCGTGTCAAGACCTCATCTTTTACCCGGCATCATGTCAATATCAACATGTGCCGCGCCAAATCGGTCACGACTTATGCCAATTCGATTTTAGCCAATCAAGAAGTTGGATTGAATGGATACGATGAAGCGTTGTTACTGGATGTCGAAGGTTATGTGGCCGAAGGATCGGGAGAAAATATCTTTATTGTGAAACAAGGCAAGCTCTACACGCCTGATTTGACTTCATGCCTGGAAGGAATTACACGCGCATCCGTGATTGAGTTGGCTGCAGAAATCGGTATTCCTGTGATCGAGAAACGTATTACGCGCGATGAAATTTATTGTGCTGATGAGGCATTCTTTACCGGTACTGCCGCTGAAGTCACACCGATTCGCGAATTGGATAATCGCATGATCGGAGTGGGTAAACGCGGGCCGATCACCACGCAAATACAAACCTTATTCTTTGATTGCGTTAAAGGCAGAGCTAAAAATCACGCCGGCTGGCTTACCTTCGTTTAAAAAGCTACATTGGAGTTACTTTTTTATGAATCAACAAACCAATAACAAATCACGAGAAATAGAAATTACAACCGATGATCTGCCACTACATTGCCCCACACCGTCTATGGTGTTATGGAACTCACACCCGCGGGTTTTTCTTCCGATAGAAGCAACGGGTGAGGCATTATGCCCTTATTGCGGCACACACTACACGCTTAAAGGTGGTGCGGTCGCCGGGCATCACTAAACTAAAGCGAGTTGAGTTGATATCTGTGGAGATATGTATTCCGGAAATTAATTATCTAGCAGTATTCACTTACTGGGTTTTGTCAACAATCACTCTTGTTTAGAGACTAAATTATGAATGTAATTCCTCATGAAATTTTTAAGGCGTATGACATTCGCGGCATTGTTGGCAAAACAATCACTGCTGATAATGTTGAGAAAATAGGCCATGCGATTGGTTCCGAAGCGCGTGCAAGAAAACTGACAGCGATCGCCATCGGCCGTGATGGCAGATTATCTGGAACTGAATTATCGCAAGCGCTTGCGCGTGGCATCCGGAAAAGCGGAATTCATGTGGTGGATGTCGGCATGGTCGCGACGCCAATGCTTTACTATGCCGCACATGAATTGTGTCAATATTCCGGGGTGATGGTTACCGGCAGCCATAATCCGCCCGAGTACAATGGCTTTAAAATTGTATTAGGCGGGCAGACTTTAGCTGCGGAGACCATTCAGGCATTGCGTTTACGCATCGAAAATAATGATCTCACTCATGGTGCAGGTGATTATTCCGAACATGCTATCGTCAATACGTATATTGAACGCATCACTGGCGATATCAAACTCACTCGCCCGATCAAAATCGTTGTTGATTGTGGCAATGGTGTAGCGGGCGCATTTGCACCGGCACTCTATCGCGGCTTGGGTTGTGAGGTGATTGAATTATTCTGCGAGGTGGATGGTTCTTTTCCCAATCATCATCCCGATCCATCAGTGCCCGATAATCTGAAGGATGTCGTTCAGGCGTTGAAAACCACCGACGCAGAAATTGGACTGGCTTTTGATGGCGATGGTGACCGGCTTGGTATCGTTACCAAGGATGGCCATATTATTAATGCTGACCGTCAGCTCATGCTGTTTGCAGCCGACGTGCTCTCGCGCAACCCAGGCGGCAAAATCATTTTTGATGTGAAATGTACTCGGAATCTGGCACCCTGGATCAGTCAGCATGGCGGCGTGCCGGTCATGTGGAAAACCGGTCATTCATTCATCAAAGCAAAACTCATTGAGTCGAAGGCATTATTAGCTGGAGAAATGAGCGGTCATTTATTTTTCAAGGAACGCTGGTACGGTTTTGATGATGGCTTATATGCCGGCGCCCGATTACTGGAGCTACTGAGCCGTGAAGCGGACATTAATGCCACGCTGGATAATCTTCCTGATAGTATTAACACACCGGAACTTCAGGTTCGTGTTGCCGAAGGTGAAAATCATACGCTGATTGCACAGCTACAAAAAAATGCAGTTTTCACTAATCCACAGCAAGTTATCACTATTGATGGTTTACGGGTTGAATACAATGATGGGTTTGGTCTGGCGCGTGCTTCTAATACTACGCCGGTCATCGTATTACGCTTTGAAGCTGATAATGAAATCGCTCTAAAACGCATCCAAGAAGACTTCCGTCATAATATTTTACAAGCCAAACCGGATGCGCAGCTGCCCTTCTAGGAGTCTGTCGGATTTAAGCAATCGTAGCGAGCCAAGTAGGAGAGCGAGTGCAGATTTACTCAATTTTGAGGCGCATAGCGAGACTATGCAACAAGAAATTGAGTAAATATGAACCGTTACCCCATTGGCGCAGTAGATTAGCCTTAAGTCCGACAGACTCCTAGCTTGCAATAGCACTCCGGCAAATCAATGCGCATAGCCATCGCTCAGATAAATTGCACTGTAGGCGATATCACTGGCAATGCTGTAAAGATACTGAGCGCGGTGAAGCAGGCGAAGCAGGCCGGAGCGCAGTTGGTAATTACCCCTGAGTTAGCGCTATCCGGATACCCTCCTGCTGATTTATTATTACGCGAAATGTTCTGTCAAGCTTGCAACAATGCATTAGCAGATTTGGCAGACGCGATTGATGACATCACACTCATAGTGGGTTATCCCAGTTCTCAGGAAGGCAAACTGTATAA
Proteins encoded in this window:
- a CDS encoding zinc-finger domain-containing protein, which translates into the protein MNQQTNNKSREIEITTDDLPLHCPTPSMVLWNSHPRVFLPIEATGEALCPYCGTHYTLKGGAVAGHH
- a CDS encoding phosphomannomutase/phosphoglucomutase, which encodes MNVIPHEIFKAYDIRGIVGKTITADNVEKIGHAIGSEARARKLTAIAIGRDGRLSGTELSQALARGIRKSGIHVVDVGMVATPMLYYAAHELCQYSGVMVTGSHNPPEYNGFKIVLGGQTLAAETIQALRLRIENNDLTHGAGDYSEHAIVNTYIERITGDIKLTRPIKIVVDCGNGVAGAFAPALYRGLGCEVIELFCEVDGSFPNHHPDPSVPDNLKDVVQALKTTDAEIGLAFDGDGDRLGIVTKDGHIINADRQLMLFAADVLSRNPGGKIIFDVKCTRNLAPWISQHGGVPVMWKTGHSFIKAKLIESKALLAGEMSGHLFFKERWYGFDDGLYAGARLLELLSREADINATLDNLPDSINTPELQVRVAEGENHTLIAQLQKNAVFTNPQQVITIDGLRVEYNDGFGLARASNTTPVIVLRFEADNEIALKRIQEDFRHNILQAKPDAQLPF
- a CDS encoding NAD-dependent glycerol-3-phosphate dehydrogenase encodes the protein MTKLQSVARPKTPDNLQYEPGITEQIQAMTASFQILILGYGEMGHAMEYLLKDHHQLAIWNKFPNAGFSSAVIEESAPHANIVLFCLPVNPHQEVVQQIAPLLKKTCLCVSIAKGLDETGKTAAQIFAQNLAENQPYALLYGPMISEEIRAGRYAFGQLGCRDLAAFQTMEACFCHTKLYIAHTFDITGISWSVILKNVYAMAFGMADELKETLIKLITFMVRQAHHERNQYITVRPEPVEGLDQSLLKLGDNVRGYLAVVALQELSQIVLTLGGQADSPYHLAGLGDLITTATSESSHHHELGRRLTRD
- a CDS encoding branched-chain amino acid transaminase, which encodes MSMADRDGLIWYDGKMVPWRDANTHVLTHTLHYGLGVFEGLRAYETAQGPAIFRLQEHTDRLFNSAHIFMMKMPYDKATLMQAQCDVVKQNKLTAGYIRPIAFYGAEAMGLSARTLSTHVAIAAWPWGTYLGPESLENGIRVKTSSFTRHHVNINMCRAKSVTTYANSILANQEVGLNGYDEALLLDVEGYVAEGSGENIFIVKQGKLYTPDLTSCLEGITRASVIELAAEIGIPVIEKRITRDEIYCADEAFFTGTAAEVTPIRELDNRMIGVGKRGPITTQIQTLFFDCVKGRAKNHAGWLTFV